Sequence from the Terriglobales bacterium genome:
TCGCCGCGGCCTTCGCCCAGCACCCGTCCCGTTACCAGCGTCTCTCCACTTGGCCGTCCCACCTCGCCTTCGCTGGCGGACACCGCCAACACGTCCTTGAACTGGACACTCTCTCCCTGACCCTCGCCGGAAGCCAGCTTTTCTACTCGAATTACATCTCCCGGGGCGACGCGATACTGCTTGCCCCCGGTGCGGATCACCGCATACATAATGCCTCCCACAACGCCGCATGACGGCGCAGCCCAAGCTGAATTAGAGCGCTTGCACTCCCCCGCTTGCCAGGACGGCAGCGGGATCCCCTGACGGGGTCTGGCAGTACAGGCAAACCCTGTGATTGTAACGTGCTCGAACGAGCAGCGTCAATTTTCAACACGCCCGACGCGCTTGACCTCACTGCTCAATCAAATTAGCCTCGGCTGGTTCTTGCGCAGTGAACAGTCTATTTCTCGATTAAAACCGCCAACCACAGTACAGCGCGCACTTCGAGAACGCTTTATGGATACAGAGAGACGCTCATCTCTTCCTGCGCGTGTCGTCACTGCCCCCGCCGTAACCGCACTGATTTTCTTCATGACGGTCCGCGTGCTTTTCGGACAAGGTCAAGCCGGCGGCAAATTTCAGGGTGGAAAACGGCTCCCTATTCAGTTTCCCACTTCCCACAGAACAGGTTGTAATCTAGGCCTGCGCGTCAATCTGCTCTATGTTCTAGGCGCAAAATAATTCTCATGCGAAACCACACCGTCGCGACGATTCTTACTGCTCTGGTTGTTGTCTCGGCAGGCTTCTGCTATGCGCAGCAGACGCCTCCGTCACTCCACCCTGCTCCCAGCACGCTCAAGCCGCCGAGCGTCAACCTCATGCAGGAAATACTTGCCGCCTGGTCGACCATGGATCCGGCTAACGCTGCGCCCTACTACGATCAGTCGTCAAACAATGTCTTCTTTGACATCCTGCCCATGAAATACAGCGGCTTCGCCAACTATGCCAAGGGCGCGGCCGATGTGCTGGCCGGCTTTCGCAGCCTGACATTCACTCTCGGTAATGACGCGCAGGTTCATCTCCACGGCAGTCTGGCCTGGGCGACCGCCACCTGGGGCCTCACTGGAACGCTGAAGACTGGCAACAAGGCTGCCATGGACGGGCGCTGGACCGTAGTCTGGGAAAAGAAGGGCGACCGCTGGCTGATCGTGCACGAGCACGTCTCCGTGCCCTCTCCACCACTTCCCTCCGGCGACGTGAACACCGGCAAGCCGGGCATGTAGTTATCCGTTTCGAACGCCTTTCGCCGACCCAAAGGTGCTGTTACCTTGGTGCCCTCCTCTGGTCATCCCATCACGACTACACTTTGGGCCGAGGGTTACACGAAAAAGGCCGGGGCGCAGTGTATTTACCACCGAGTAACTGCACTGCAGCCACCCTTGCGGCCTTAGGCGGTCGCGGTTTGTCGGAAGGTAGTTGATGAACGGTCGGAAAATCGGGCGATACGAGGTCACCGGAGAGCTGGGCAAGGGCGCCATGGGCGTCGTGTATCGGGCGGTCGATCCCAACATCGGACGCACCGTGGCGCTCAAGACCATGCGGGTCGACGTGCACGGCGCCGAAGCCGAAGAAATGCTTCGCCGCTTCCGCAACGAAGCTCGCTCAGCGGGCGTGCTCAGCCATCCCAATGTAGTGGTCATCTACGACGCCGGCGAAGACAACGGAATCTTCTACATCGCCATGGAGTACATCGAAGGCACCACACTGGCGGCCATGTTGAACCAGCGCCGCGTGCTGCCTATCGATCGCGTGGTGGATATCGGCAGCCAGATCTGCATGGGACTGGATTACGCGCATTCGCGCGGCGTAGTGCATCGTGACGTCAAGCCGAGCAATGTGATGATCATGCCCGATGGCACCGGGAAGATCATGGATTTTGGCATCGCCAAGGCCGGCGCCGGGCTCACCCATACCGGCGAGATCCTGGGCACGCCCAATTACATGTCGCCGGAACAGGTGCGTGGGCGGATGATCGATGGTCGCAGCGACCTGTTCTCGGCCGGCGTCATTCTTTACGAGATGGTCACCGGCGAGAAGCCGTTCGACGGACAGAGTATTACCACCGTCGTTTACAAGATCGTTAACG
This genomic interval carries:
- a CDS encoding nuclear transport factor 2 family protein; this encodes MRNHTVATILTALVVVSAGFCYAQQTPPSLHPAPSTLKPPSVNLMQEILAAWSTMDPANAAPYYDQSSNNVFFDILPMKYSGFANYAKGAADVLAGFRSLTFTLGNDAQVHLHGSLAWATATWGLTGTLKTGNKAAMDGRWTVVWEKKGDRWLIVHEHVSVPSPPLPSGDVNTGKPGM